A region from the Medicago truncatula cultivar Jemalong A17 chromosome 6, MtrunA17r5.0-ANR, whole genome shotgun sequence genome encodes:
- the LOC11427688 gene encoding 7-deoxyloganetin glucosyltransferase has protein sequence MSNFEEKKPHAVLTPFPVQGHINALLKIAKLLHLRGFHITFVNTEYNHKRLLKSRGENAFDGFTDFNFETIPDGLTPKDGNGDVSQDLHSLGESIITNFRHFFDELLAKLQDSATAGLIPPVTCLVSDCYMPFTVDAAEEHALPIVLFSPCSACYFLSCLLSPKMYLNSQVPFKDESDLTNEYLDTKIDWIPGLKNFRLKDLPRLIKTKNPNDLTIRFNTEVADKCHRASGMVFNTSNELESDVMNAFYSMFPSLYTIGPLASFVNQSPQNDLTSLDSNLWKEDTKCLEWIESKEPRSVVYVNFGSITVMSREKLVEFAWGLANSKKPFLWIIRPDLVIGGSVVFSSDFLKEISDRGLIASWCPQEKVLNHLSVGGFLTHCGWNSTTESICAGVPMLCWPFFSDQPANCRYICNEWEIGKEIDTNVKREEVEKLVNELMSGDKGKKMRQKAIELKKKVEVDTRPGGCSYTNLEKVIKEVLLKQNQA, from the exons atGAGTAACTTTGAAGAGAAAAAGCCACATGCAGTGTTAACTCCATTTCCAGTTCAAGGCCATATCAATGCATTGTTGAAAATAGCAAAACTGCTTCACCTTAGAGGCTTTCACATAACCTTTGTTAACACTGAATACAATCACAAACGTTTGCTCAAATCAAGAGGTGAAAATGCCTTTGATGGTTTCACTGACTTTAACTTTGAGACTATACCAGATGGTTTAACTCCAAAGGATGGTAATGGTGATGTAAGTCAAGACCTACACTCTCTTGGTGAATCAATCATAACGAACTTTCGCCACTTCTTTGATGAACTTCTTGCTAAACTTCAAGACTCTGCCACTGCTGGTCTTATCCCCCCAGTCACTTGCTTAGTTTCTGATTGCTACATGCCATTTACAGTAGATGCTGCTGAAGAACATGCCCTCCCAATTGTTCTTTTTTCCCCATGTAGTGCATGTTATTTCTTGTCTTGTTTGCTCAGTCCTAAAATGTATCTGAATAGTCAAGTACCATTCAAAG ATGAGAGTGATCTAACAAATGAATATTTGGACACAAAAATTGACTGGATCCCAGGTTTGAAAAACTTCAGATTGAAGGATCTTCCTAGGttaataaagacaaaaaatccTAATGACTTGACGATAAGATTTAATACTGAAGTGGCAGATAAATGTCATAGAGCTTCTGGTATGGTATTCAATACTTCTAATGAACTTGAGAGTGATGTTATGAATGCTTTCTATTCTATGTTCCCTTCTCTATACACAATTGGTCCATTAGCTTCTTTTGTAAATCAAAGTCCACAAAATGACTTGACATCTTTAGACTCTAATCTTTGGAAAGAAGATACTAAATGTCTTGAATGGATTGAATCAAAAGAACCAAGATCTGTTGTTTATGTAAATTTTGGCAGCATCACTGTTATGTCTCGAGAGAAGCTCGTAGAGTTTGCTTGGGGTTTGGCCAACAGCAAAAAACCCTTTTTGTGGATCATTAGGCCTGATCTTGTCATTGGTGGCTCGGTGGTTTTCTCATctgattttttgaaagaaatttcaGATAGAGGACTAATAGCAAGTTGGTGTCCACAAGAGAAAGTATTGAACCACCTTTCAGTCGGTGGATTCTTGACTCATTGCGGATGGAACTCAACCACTGAAAGCATATGTGCTGGAGTTCCAATGTTATGTTGGCCATTTTTTTCGGATCAGCCAGCAAACTGCAGATATATTTGCAATGAATGGGAGATTGGAAAGGAAATCGATACTAATGTAAAGAGGGAGGAGGTGGAGAAACTGGTCAATGAATTGATGTCCGGAGATAAAGGAAAGAAGATGAGGCAAAAAGCCATTgagctgaagaagaaggtggaGGTGGACACGAGACCTGGAGGTTGTTCATACACAAACTTGGAGAAAGTGATTAAGGAGGTGTTGCTTAAACAAAATCAAGCTTAA
- the LOC11408821 gene encoding 7-deoxyloganetin glucosyltransferase, with translation MSDKKPHAVLIPYPVQGHINPLLKLAKLLHLRGFHITYVNTEYNHKRLLKSRGPNAFDGFTDFSFETIPDGLTPTDGDGDVSQDIYALCKSIRKNFLQPFRELLARLNDSATSGLVPPVTCIVSDIGMSFTIQASEELSIPSVFFSPSNACTFLTFIHFSTLLDKGLIPLKDESYLTNGYLDTKVDCIPGLQNFRLKDLPDFIRITDTNDSMVEFIVEAAGRAHKASAFIFNTSSELEKDVMNVLSSTFPNICGIGPLSSLLSQSPHNHLASLSTNLWKEDNKCLGWLESKEPRSVVYVNFGSMTVMTAEKLLEFAWGLANSKQPFLWIIRPDLVIGGSVVLSSEFVNEISDRGLIAGWCPQEQVLNHPSIGGFLTHCGWNSTTESISAGVPMLCWPFFADQPANCRYICNTWEIGMEIDTNVKRDEVENLVNELMEGEKGKKMWKKIIEMKTKAEEDTRPGGCSYMNLEKVIKEVLLKQNQT, from the exons ATGAGTGATAAAAAACCACATGCTGTGTTAATTCCATATCCAGTTCAAGGCCATATCAATCCATTGTTGAAACTAGCAAAACTTCTTCACCTTAGAGGATTTCACATAACCTATGTAAACACTGAATACAACCACAAACGGTTGCTCAAGTCAAGAGGTCCAAATGCCTTTGATGGTTTCACTGATTTTAGCTTTGAGACTATTCCGGATGGTTTAACTCCAACGGATGGTGATGGCGATGTTAGTCAAGACATTTACGCTCTTTGTAAATCAATCAGAAAGAACTTCCTACAACCTTTCCGCGAACTTCTTGCTAGACTAAATGACTCTGCAACATCTGGTCTTGTCCCTCCAGTTACTTGCATAGTTTCTGATATTGGCATGTCTTTTACCATACAAGCTTCTGAAGAACTTTCAATCCCTTCTGTTTTCTTTAGTCCATCCAATGCATGTACATTTTTGACTTTTATTCATTTTAGTACATTGTTGGATAAAGGTCTCATACCACTAAAAG ATGAGAGTTATCTGACAAACGGATATTTGGACACTAAAGTGGATTGTATTCCAGGATTGCAGAACTTTCGACTGAAGGATCTGCCTGACTTTATAAGGATTACAGATACAAATGATTCGATGGTAGAATTTATCGTTGAAGCAGCAGGAAGGGCTCACAAAGCGtctgcttttatttttaatacttcTAGTGAACTTGAGAAGGATGTAATGAATGTTCTCTCCTCGACGTTCCCAAATATTTGTGGTATCGGCCCTTTATCTTCACTTTTAAGTCAAAGTCCACATAATCACTTGGCAAGTTTAAGTACCAATCTTTGGAAAGAAGATAACAAGTGTCTTGGTTGGCTTGAATCCAAGGAACCGAGGTCCGTTGTTTATGTGAATTTTGGGAGCATGACAGTTATGACGGCAGAAAAACTGTTAGAGTTTGCATGGGGTTTAGCAAATAGCAAGCAACCCTTTTTGTGGATCATTAGGCCCGATCTTGTCATCGGTGGCTCAGTTGTTTTGTCATCGGAGTTTGTCAATGAAATTTCAGATAGAGGCCTAATCGCGGGCTGGTGCCCGCAAGAGCAAGTATTAAACCATCCTTCAATTGGTGGATTCTTGACTCATTGTGGATGGAACTCAACCACTGAAAGCATATCTGCTGGAGTTCCAATGTTGTGTTGGCCATTTTTTGCTGATCAGCCAGCAAACTGCAGATATATTTGCAATACATGGGAGATTGGCATGGAAATTGACACCAATGTGAAGAGAGATGAGGTAGAGAATTTGGTCAATGAATTGATGGAGGGGGAGAAAGGAAAGAAGATGTGGAAAAAGATAATTGAGATGAAGACGAAGGCGGAGGAGGACACGAGACCTGGTGGTTGTTCATACATGAATTTGGAAAAAGTGATTAAGGAGGTTTTgcttaaacaaaatcaaacctaa
- the LOC11414926 gene encoding 7-deoxyloganetin glucosyltransferase — translation MSDKKPHAVLIPYPVQGHINPLLQLAKFLHLRGFHITYVNTEYNHKRLLKSRGQNAFDGFTNFNFESIPDGLSPTDGDGDVSQDIYALCKSIRKNFLQPFRELLARLNDSATSGLVRPVSCIVSDISMSFTIQAAEELSIPNVVFSPSNACTFLTGIHLRTFLDKGLIPLKDESYLTNGYLDTKVDCMPGLKNFRLRDLPAFIQITDPNDSMVEFIIEAAGRAHRASAFIFNTSNELEKDVMKVISSTFPNVYAIGPLSSLLSQSPQNHLASLSTNLWKEDNKCLDWLESKEPRSVVYVNFGSRTVMTSEKLLEFAWGLANSKQLFLWIIRPDLVIGGSVVLSSEFVNEISDRGLIAGWCSQEKVLNHPSIGGFLTHCGWNSTTESISTGVPMLC, via the exons ATGAGTGATAAAAAACCACATGCTGTGTTAATCCCATATCCAGTTCAAGGCCATATCAATCCATTGTTGCAACTAGCAAAATTTCTTCACCTTAGAGGTTTTCACATAACCTATGTAAACACTGAATACAATCACAAACGGTTGCTCAAGTCAAGAGGTCAAAATGCCTTTGATGGTTTCACCAATTTTAACTTTGAGAGTATTCCAGATGGTTTATCTCCAACGGATGGCGATGGCGATGTTAGTCAAGACATTTACGCTCTTTGTAAATCAATCAGGAAGAATTTTCTACAACCTTTCCGCGAACTTCTTGCTAGACTTAATGACTCTGCAACATCTGGTCTTGTCCGTCCAGTTAGTTGCATAGTTTCTGATATTAGCATGTCCTTTACTATACAAGCTGCTGAAGAACTTTCAATCCCTAATGTTGTCTTTAGTCCATCCAATGCATGTACATTTCTGACTGGTATTCATTTACGTACATTTCTAGATAAAGGTCTCATACCACTAAAAG ATGAGAGTTATCTGACAAACGGATATTTGGACACTAAAGTGGACTGTATGCCAGGACTGAAGAACTTTCGACTGAGGGATTTGCCTGCCTTTATACAGATTACTGATCCAAATGATTCGATGGTAGAATTTATCATTGAAGCAGCAGGAAGGGCTCACAGAGCCtctgcttttatttttaatacttcTAATGAACTTGAGAAGGATGTAATGAAAGTTATCTCTTCGACGTTCCCTAATGTTTATGCTATTGGCCCTTTATCTTCACTTTTAAGTCAAAGTCCACAGAATCACTTGGCAAGTTTAAGTACCAATCTTTGGAAAGAAGATAACAAGTGTCTTGATTGGCTTGAATCAAAGGAACCGAGGTCCGTTGTTTATGTGAATTTTGGGAGCAGGACAGTTATGACTTCAGAAAAACTGTTAGAGTTTGCATGGGGTTTAGCAAATAGCAAGCAACTCTTTTTGTGGATCATTAGGCCCGATCTTGTCATTGGTGGCTCAGTTGTTTTGTCATCGGAGTTTGTGAATGAAATTTCAGATAGAGGCCTAATTGCTGGTTGGTGCTCGCAAGAGAAAGTATTGAACCATCCTTCAATTGGTGGTTTCTTGACTCACTGTGGATGGAACTCAACGACCGAAAGCATATCTACTGGAGTTCCAATGTTGTGTTAG
- the LOC11422076 gene encoding 7-deoxyloganetin glucosyltransferase, translating to MEVLPLEKLRMSYLTNGYLVTKVDWIPADDMVHEANAIVFNTYNELESDVVKALSIKIPSIYAIGPLSSFLNQNPQKHLASLGSNLWKEDMKCLESKEQGSVVYVNFGSTMLVIGGSVILSSEFVNGTSDRGQIASWCPQEQVLNHPSVGRFLTHCGWNSTLESICARVPMLCWPFFSEQPTYCRYICNKLEIGIEIDTNVKREEVEKLMNELMVGQKGKKMRQKAVELKKKKAEKDTRPGDSSYMNLDKVIKDVLEIILQKHTSLHYTISFLLHRLI from the exons ATGGAAGTTCTTCCTTTGGAGAAACTGAGA ATGAGTTATCTGACAAATGGATATTTGGTCACTAAAGTTGACTGGATTCCAG CGGACGATATGGTTCATGAAGCTAACGCTATTGTTTTCAATACTTATAATGAACTTGAGAGTGATGTAGTAAAGGCTCTATCTATTAAGATCCCTTCTATTTACGCCATTGGCCCTTTATCTTCGTTTTTGAATCAAAATCCCCAAAAGCACTTGGCTTCTTTAGGTTCCAATCTTTGGAAAGAAGATATGAAATGTCTTGAATCTAAGGAACAAGGTTCTGTAGTTTATGTGAATTTTGGAAGCACTATG CTTGTCATTGGTGGCTCAGTTATTTTGTCATCCGAGTTTGTGAATGGAACTTCGGATAGAGGCCAAATAGCAAGCTGGTGTCCGCAAGAGCAAGTGTTGAACCACCCTTCAGTTGGACGATTCTTGACTCATTGTGGATGGAACTCCACATTGGAAAGCATTTGTGCCAGAGTACCAATGTTATGTTGGCCTTTTTTTTCTGAGCAGCCAACATACTGCAGATATATTTGTAATAAGTTGGAGATCGGAATCGAAATTGATACAAATGTGAAGAGAGAGGAGGTGGAGAAGCTGATGAATGAATTAATGGTGGGACAGAAAGGAAAAAAGATGAGGCAAAAGGCCGTggagttgaagaagaagaaggcaGAGAAGGACACAAGACCTGGTGATTCTTCATACATGAACTTGGACAAAGTGATTAAGGATGTCTTGGAAATCATACTTCAAAAGCATACTTCTCTGCACTACACTATCAGCTTCTTGTTGCATAGATTGATTTGA
- the LOC25495330 gene encoding 7-deoxyloganetin glucosyltransferase — protein MSHFSDKKPHAVLIPYPLQGHITPLITLAKLLHLRGFHITFVNTEYNHKRLLKSRGPKAFDGFTDFTFETIPDGLTPIEGDSDVNQDIYALCESIRKNFLQPFCELLARLNDSATSGLVPPVTCIVSDNSMYFTIQAAEELSIPVVFFSPASACMFLTCFHLPTLFDKGVIPLKDDSYLTNGYLDTKVDCIPGLKNFRIKDLPDFVRAKYPNDSMVEFILEASGRAHRPSAYILNTSNELEKDVMNALSTVFPCIHAIGPLSSFLNQSPENHLTSLSTNFWKEDTKCLYWLESKEPRSVVYVNFGSLTVMTAEKLLEFAWGLANSKQPFLWIIRPDLVIGGSAVLSSEFVNEISDRGLITSWCPQEQVLNHPSIGGFLTHCGWNSITESISAGVPMLCWPFFADHPVSCRYLCNTWKIGIEIDTNVKREEVEKLVNELMVGEKAKKMRQKAIELKKKVEEDTRPGGCSYMNLEKVIKEVLLKQNRT, from the exons ATGAGTCATTTTTCTGATAAAAAGCCACATGCAGTGTTGATTCCATATCCACTTCAAGGACATATCACTCCATTAATAACACTAGCAAAGCTTCTTCACCTTAGAGGCTTTCACATAACCTTTGTCAACACCGAATACAATCACAAACGCTTGCTCAAATCAAGAGGTCCAAAAGCGTTTGATGGTTTCACCGATTTTACCTTTGAGACTATTCCAGATGGTTTAACTCCGATAGAAGGCGATAGTGATGTTAATCAAGACATATATGCTCTATGTGAATCAATCAGAAAGAACTTCCTACAACCTTTTTGTGAACTTCTTGCTAGACTTAATGACTCTGCCACTTCTGGTCTTGTCCCTCCAGTTACTTGCATAGTTTCTGATAATAGCATGTATTTTACAATACAAGCTGCTGAAGAACTTTCAATCCCTGTTGTTTTCTTTAGTCCAGCCAGTGCATGTATGTTTTTGACTTGTTTTCACTTACCTACACTGTTTGACAAAGGTGTCATACCACTAAAAG ATGACAGTTATCTCACAAACGGATATTTGGACACTAAAGTAGATTGTATTCCAGGACTGaa AAACTTCCGAATCAAGGATCTTCCGGACTTTGTAAGAGCAAAATATCCAAATGATTCCATGGTAGAATTTATCCTTGAAGCGTCTGGAAGGGCTCACCGACCCTctgcttatattttaaacacTTCTAATGAACTTGAGAAGGATGTAATGAATGCTCTCTCCACTGTGTTCCCTTGTATTCATGCTATTGGCCCTTTATCTTCGTTTTTAAATCAAAGTCCAGAAAACCATTTGACATCTTTAAGCACCAATTTTTGGAAAGAAGATACCAAGTGTCTTTATTGGCTTGAATCCAAGGAACCTAGGTCTGTTGTTTATGTGAATTTTGGGAGCTTGACAGTTATGACTGCAGAAAAACTGTTAGAGTTTGCATGGGGTTTAGCAAATAGCAAGCAACCCTTTTTGTGGATCATTAGGCCCGATCTTGTCATCGGCGGCTCAGCTGTTTTGTCATCGGAGTTTGTGAATGAAATTTCAGATAGAGGCCTAATAACGAGCTGGTGTCCGCAAGAGCAAGTACTGAACCACCCTTCAATTGGTGGATTCTTGACTCATTGCGGATGGAACTCAATCACTGAAAGCATATCTGCTGGAGTTCCAATGTTGTGTTGGCCATTTTTCGCTGATCACCCAGTAAGCTGCAGATATTTATGCAATACATGGAAAATTGGAATTGAAATCGACACTAATGTGAAGAGAGAGGAGGTGGAGAAGCTGGTTAATGAATTGATGGTGGGAGAGAAAGCAAAGAAGATGAGGCAAAAGGCAATTgagttgaagaagaaggtgGAGGAGGACACGAGACCTGGAGGCTGTTCATACATGAACTTGGAGAAAGTGATTAAGGAGGTGTTACTCAAACAAAATCGAACTTAA